The genomic window GTCAGCGATCAGTACCCGCGGTTGAACCTGAGGGCTTCGTTGGTCAACTCGGCTCAGAATCCTGAAACGCTTTTCAGAGTTTGGTTCTTTTCGCTCGGTGGACAGCTGATCGGACCAATCGTCGACGGGGGGCAGCGCCGGGCCGAGGTCGACCGCACCCGTGCCGTCGTTTGGCAACGCTTTAACGAATACCAGCAGACGGTGTTCGTGGCCCTCCAGGAAGTCGAAGACGGGCTGGCTTTGGAACGCCGCCAGTTGGAGCGGATCGAATTGCTGGAAGCTCAGCTGGAAAGCGCGGACTTGGCCTCACAGCAACTGCTGCAATATTTTATTACCGGCAATACCAGTTATTTAGACGTTCTTAGCACGGTGCAGTCCAAACAAAGCTTGCAACGGTCGATCTTGTCTGCCAGATTGGACCTGATCTTGATCCGGATTTCGTTGTATTTGGCTTTGGCGGGTGATTTTGACACAACGCCATTGGGCAGTATGGAGTTGCTCTCTGACGCTTCGCAATTACCCTCGGGCATAGAAATCGATTTAGACGCCGGCGATGTGGAACCCCTCTCGCCGCCCCCTACCGGGATGCCCGTCGAGGCCTCTCCAGCACCTTCAGAATTGCCTTCACCAGCGGCGGCAGGAAACGCTACGGTGCAGCCTGCCCCAGAATTCCAACTAAATGAATGAAGCCGGCCATTTCAGACAACGCCGCAGCTGGTTAAGCGTTATTACCAACGCCGTCCTGTGCCTTTCCATTCTGGGGGGCTCGGGGGTGGGCGTATGGTGGATCTACCAGACCGAACCCGAAGCCCAGCAGATCAACGCCAAACGCAAGTCGCAGGCTCTGGTGGAAACGGTGGTCGTAGAGCGTAACACCTACTCGCCACGACTGGTGGTGTTGGGGACCGTCGAGCCCGCACAGGACATCGTGCTCAGCCCGCGAGTTCGCGGACAAGTGCTGGAGCTGTCGCCTTCGTTTGCGCCCGGCGGCATGGTCCGCAAGGGCGAATTGTTGCTGCGGATCGATCCGGCCGACTTCGAAAACACCGTCTCGATTCGCAGGAGTGAATTGGAACAGGTGGAAGCCGACTGGAAGATCGAAGACGGACGGCAAAAGCTGGCCAAGCAAGAGCTGGATCTGCTGGGCGATTCGATCGGTGAAATCAACGCGGCCCTGGTGCTGCGAGAACCGCAGTCGGCGTCCCTGCAGTCGCGACTGAGCGCCGCCCGAGCCGCGGTGCAGCGGGCGGTCTTGGACTTGGAGCGAACCGAGATCTTCGCCCCCTTCGACGCTCAAATCCTCGATCGCTCCGTCAATGTCGGTTCTCAGGTGCAACCAGGTGATGAACTGGGACAGCTGGTGGGGATCGACCAATACTGGGTGATGGCGGCGGTGCCGATCCGCAACCTGCGTTGGATTCAATTCCCCGAAGAGGGCAAACCGGGTTCGCAGGTCAGGCTGCAAAACCCCGACGCCTGGGGCGACGATGCATATCGGGTGGGACGCGTGGCACGCATGATCGGTTCGCTGGATCAACAGACTCGTCTGGCACGTGTACTGGTGGTTGTCGACGACCCCTTAGGGCTGCAAGCGGAATCCCACGGTCTGCCTCCCTTGATCCTGGACTCCCTGCTGAAAGTGCAGATTGCCGGCAGAGAAATCGATGATGTGGTCCGATTGCATCGTGAGTACGTCCACGATGGCGATACGGTGTGGGTGATGCAAGACGGCGAGCTGGAGATTCGCAACACCGAAATCGAATTCCGTGATCCCGAATTCGCCTACATCAGCAGTGGCTTGGAAAGCGGCGACGAAGTGGTCACGACCACGCTGGCGACCGTTGCCAACGGGGTCAAGCTTCGCAAGGTCGAATCCCCGGCCGAAACCGTTGACAGCGGAGATGCCGAACCGGACGCCGAGGTGATCACTACCGACTCGCCGGACATCCTCGAGGACGCCGACAGCGAACTGCAAACCACGGAGGTAGGCCCGTGAGTCAGCCCGCCGAGGAAGTCGAAGCGACGGAAGCTGAAGAGACGGACGCTGAAGAAACACAGTGGCGGGGGCCGATCGCCTGGATGGCTCGCAATTCGATCGCCGCCAACTTATTGATGTTCATCCTCTTGGGCGGTGGTATCTGGTCCGCCGTGGCGATCCAGAAAGAAGTCTTCCCGCCCTCGCAACTGGACATCGTTGAAATCGAAGTCGGTTATCCCGGCGCCTCGCCGGCGGAAGTCGAACAGGGCATCCTGCGTCCCATCGAAGGCGCCGTGCGCGGCGTCGACGGGATCCAGCGGATCGACAGCGAAGCTCGCGAGGGCCGCGGTGAAGTCTTGATCGAACTGGTCGCCGGTCAGAACCGGATGAAGGCCTTTCAGGATATCGACCAAGCGGTCAGCCGAATTCGCACCTTCCCCGATCAGATCGAACAGCCCGAGGTTCGTCTGCAAACGGACCAACGCGAAGTCATGCAGGTGTCGATCTACGGTTCGATCGACGTCTGGGCGCTCCGCAAACTGGCCGAACAGTTGCGCGATACGCTGCTTTCTACCGAAGAGATTACGCAAGTCGAACTGCGACGCGTTCCGCAATATGTGACGCACATCGAAATCCCTCGACAGCAACTTCGCGAATACGGCCTGACGCTGCCCGAAGTCGCTGACATCATCCGCACGTCCAGCCAGGATGTGGCCGCCGGATCGGTGCAAACCAGCGCCGGGGAAATCCTGCTGCGAGTCAAAGCCCGCAAACAGTGGGCGGATGAATTTGCCAATATCGAAGTGGTTTCCGGACGCGCCGGCCCGTCGGTCACGCTGGGCGACTTGGCTACGATTCGTGACGGCTTTGAAGAAGTCGGCTTCCATTCGCAGTTCAGCCAAACGCCGTCGGTGGAACTGGATATCTTCCGCGTCGGCTCGCAGTCGCCCATCGACATCGCCAACGTGGTCGAACAGACGATGAGCGATTTTGAAAGCGTGCTGCCGCCGGGCGTCAATTGGCGGATCGACCGAAACAACGCCGAAGAGTTTCGTCGTCGCCTGGACTTGGTCACCGAAAATGCCCTGATGGCGGTGGTCATCGTGCTGGTAATCCTGGCCTTGTTCCTGGAATTCCGACTGGCGTTTTGGGTGATGATGGGGATGGTCGTGTCGTTTATCGGCGGCCTGCTGTTCCTGCCGCTAGCCGACGTCAGTATTAATATGATTTCGCTGTTCGGCTTCCTGGTGGTGCTGGGGATCGTTGTTGATGATGCGGTGGTCGTTGGCGAAAATATTTACGAAGAACGGCAGACGACTCGCAATCTACAGCAGGCCGCGATCCGCGGCACCCGCGAGGTCGCCGCCCCGGTCGTGTTTAGCATCTTGACCAACATCGTCGCCTTTGTGCCACTGATGTTCATTCCCGGCGAGACCGGCAAGTTCTGGAGCCCGTTGCCGGTGGTCGTGATCATCGTACTGGCGCTGTCACTGTTCGAGTCGCTATTTATCCTGCCCGCTCACCTGGCCCACACGCCTTCCAACGGTCGCAAGTTTTGGCTGACCCAATCGCTGCATCGAGGCCAACAGGCCTTTGGCCGCGGTTTTAATCGAGCGGTGGAAATCTTGTACGCTCCGGTCCTGAAATTCTGCCTGCGATTCCGCTACGTCACGGCCTGTGTCGCGCTGGCTTTGTTCCTGTTGGTGGGCGGCTATGCGACCAGTGCGCACATGGGCATGATCCTGATGCCCGAGGTATCGGCGGACGAAATCGAAGCCGGGGTGCGGATGCCCGTGGGCACCACTCAAGATCAATCGGCCGAGATCGCCCGCGTGGTCACCGAAGCCAGTTTGCGGATGTTCGAAGAACACAATCTGTACGAAGTTGCCGAGGGCATTAAAACCAACGTCCGCGGCCAAGACTTCATCGACGTCGAAATCGTGATGCTGCCGCCCGACCAACGCGACATGACGGCCAACGAAGTCATCGAGCTGTGGCGTGATTCGATCGGGGATCTGCCCGGTGTGGACCAGGTGACCTTTGAAGCCGAACGGGGACCGGGCGGCCACCGCCGCGACATCAGTATCGCGCTCAGCCACACGGATATCGAGGTGCTGGAAAAAGCCTCCGAGGCGTTTGTCAAACGCGTGGAACAATACTCTTACGTCCGCGACGTCAACAATAACTACAACCGCGGCAAGGCGCAGTACGACTTTCACTTGCGTCCGGAAGGCCGAGCGTTGGGGTTGACCGATGAAGCGTTGGGCGAACAGCTTCGCGGTGCCTTCTTTGGTTCGCTGGCTCTGCGGTTGCTGCGCGGCACCAACGAAGTGGAAGTCCGTGTCAAGTTGCCCGAAGAACAACGCGAGGACATCCATCACCTGGAAGACCTGGTCATCCGCACGCCCAGCGGCGCCGAGGTTCCGCTGTTGGATGTCGCCGAACTGCAAAAGGATGTTTCTTTTTCACGCATCAATCGCCGCGACGGCCGCCGCGCGATCAGCGTCAGCATGGATGTGGAACCAAAGCGGGCGATCACGCAGGTTATCACCGCCATGCGAACCGAAGCGCTGCCGGAACTGCGTCGTGACTTTCCTGGGATCACCTGGAGCTTCGAAGGCAGCGATGCCGAAATGCGTCGCGCCACCTCGACGCTGTGGGGCTACTTTGGCCTGGCGATGGCGGTGATCTATTCGCTGTTGGCGGTGGCCTTCCGCGGCTACGTGCAGCCCTTGATCGTGCTGGTCGCGATTCCCTTTGGGATAGTCGGCGCGGTGCTCGGCCACATCTGGCTGGGTTACGACATCTCGCTGGTCAGCCTGATGGGCGTGATCGCGCTGTCGGGAGTGGTGATCAACGATTCGCTGATCATGATCGACTACGCCAATCGCCGCCGCAAACTGAACAACAGTGCCCTTGAAGCCATTTCCCAGGCCGGCCTGCGGCGTTTCCGCCCCATCCTGCTGACCACGCTGACGACCTTCGGCGGCTTGTTGCCGCTGATCTTTGAGGAGTCATTGCAGGCTCAGTACATCGTTCCGATGGCCATCTCGCTGGGCTTTGGGATTATCTTCTCCACAGCGATTATCCTGGTGCTGATTCCTTGCTTGTACTTAATTCTGGAAGACATCGTCACGATGTTTAAGCCAGAAACGCAAGCCTAAAGAAATCGAGGCTCTTTCTAATCTCACCCCCGTGCGGATAGCCCGCGGGGCCTCGCTGACAATCGACAAGAATTGAACATGTCCCAACCCGTTGCATTTCGTCGCCCGGCCGCTCCCTCGCCCGCTTGCCTGTTGTTGCTGCCTAGCCTGTGCTTAACCTTTGCCTCATCGCTGGCGGCACAGACAGCAGACCCTGAAACGGTACTGGGCGACACCACGATGCCCGCCGCCCAACACGTCTCGCAGACGTTCCCCTATGGCATCACCGGCAAGACACCGCCGTCGCTGACCAAGATTAACTACAAAGGCCAACCGCCTTATCACAAACACCGCATCAATCTGAGAGTGTTTCAGGGCTGTCCGCAGATCGAAATTTCCGAAGGCGGCCGGCTTTGGGCCACCTGGTTTGGCTCCAACGTACAAGCCGAGCGAGCCCCATTCCATCACGATCAATTTTCGGTGATCTCGACCTCCGCGGACGACGGCAAAACGTGGAAAGAAGTGTTTGTGTTCGACCCCAGCGAACTGCTGGGCGGCGGCGCATCGGACCCAATGCTGTGGAAAGACGCTCAGGGGCGGATTCGCTTCATCGGTCTGCGAAATATTGATTTCAAAGGGAAAGACGAATTCGCCACCTCGGCTTGGGAATTCACCATGCTGGATCCCGAGAACGAACACACCGCCTGGAACGCTCCGCGGTTACTGGGCAACAAAAACATGTCGGTCATGAAGCCGCTGATCTTTCCGGACGGCACCATCCTGCGGTCCATGGACGACTTCAAACTGGTCGGCGTCCCCAACAAGGTGAGGATTCGCTTTTTGAAGGAAGCCGTCGATGGCACGCCGATCTTCGTTTCCGAAATGCCCGTCGATAACGACGCGGTGTTCGCTGAACAAATGCCCATCATCCGCAAAGACGGCAGCCTGTTCACGTTCTACCGGGCTCGCAAAGGGCAGAAGTTTGCCGAGTCTTTTGACGGCGGCAAATCCTGGCAGCTCGGCGGCTACTACCCGATGCAGTTCTCGATCAACACCAAGTGCATTCTAAAAACCCTGCCTTCGGGTCGTGTCATGCTGGTCGCCAATGACGTCCAGATGAAGCAGGTGGACGGCAAGAACGTCTATTACTACACCGACGAAAATGGCCAGCAGCAGGAATTGCAAAAACACAAAACCGCTCGCACTCGAATGACGGCGTTCCTGAGCGACGACGACGGCAAAACCTTTCCGCATAAACTTCTCTTATGCGACGAAGGACAAATCAGCTATCCTTCCACCACCGTCGGCAAAGATGGAGCGATCTACATCGTTTACGACCAAGGCCGTGGCGTGATCGGCCAGCACACTATCTTTGTGTCCAAGATCAGCGAAGCGGACATCCTGGCTGGCAAACTGGTCAACGAAGAAAGTTATTTGAA from Roseimaritima ulvae includes these protein-coding regions:
- a CDS encoding sialidase family protein; its protein translation is MSQPVAFRRPAAPSPACLLLLPSLCLTFASSLAAQTADPETVLGDTTMPAAQHVSQTFPYGITGKTPPSLTKINYKGQPPYHKHRINLRVFQGCPQIEISEGGRLWATWFGSNVQAERAPFHHDQFSVISTSADDGKTWKEVFVFDPSELLGGGASDPMLWKDAQGRIRFIGLRNIDFKGKDEFATSAWEFTMLDPENEHTAWNAPRLLGNKNMSVMKPLIFPDGTILRSMDDFKLVGVPNKVRIRFLKEAVDGTPIFVSEMPVDNDAVFAEQMPIIRKDGSLFTFYRARKGQKFAESFDGGKSWQLGGYYPMQFSINTKCILKTLPSGRVMLVANDVQMKQVDGKNVYYYTDENGQQQELQKHKTARTRMTAFLSDDDGKTFPHKLLLCDEGQISYPSTTVGKDGAIYIVYDQGRGVIGQHTIFVSKISEADILAGKLVNEESYLNNIVSRPSDHGGGRRPGDKL
- a CDS encoding efflux RND transporter periplasmic adaptor subunit, with amino-acid sequence MNEAGHFRQRRSWLSVITNAVLCLSILGGSGVGVWWIYQTEPEAQQINAKRKSQALVETVVVERNTYSPRLVVLGTVEPAQDIVLSPRVRGQVLELSPSFAPGGMVRKGELLLRIDPADFENTVSIRRSELEQVEADWKIEDGRQKLAKQELDLLGDSIGEINAALVLREPQSASLQSRLSAARAAVQRAVLDLERTEIFAPFDAQILDRSVNVGSQVQPGDELGQLVGIDQYWVMAAVPIRNLRWIQFPEEGKPGSQVRLQNPDAWGDDAYRVGRVARMIGSLDQQTRLARVLVVVDDPLGLQAESHGLPPLILDSLLKVQIAGREIDDVVRLHREYVHDGDTVWVMQDGELEIRNTEIEFRDPEFAYISSGLESGDEVVTTTLATVANGVKLRKVESPAETVDSGDAEPDAEVITTDSPDILEDADSELQTTEVGP
- a CDS encoding efflux RND transporter permease subunit — translated: MARNSIAANLLMFILLGGGIWSAVAIQKEVFPPSQLDIVEIEVGYPGASPAEVEQGILRPIEGAVRGVDGIQRIDSEAREGRGEVLIELVAGQNRMKAFQDIDQAVSRIRTFPDQIEQPEVRLQTDQREVMQVSIYGSIDVWALRKLAEQLRDTLLSTEEITQVELRRVPQYVTHIEIPRQQLREYGLTLPEVADIIRTSSQDVAAGSVQTSAGEILLRVKARKQWADEFANIEVVSGRAGPSVTLGDLATIRDGFEEVGFHSQFSQTPSVELDIFRVGSQSPIDIANVVEQTMSDFESVLPPGVNWRIDRNNAEEFRRRLDLVTENALMAVVIVLVILALFLEFRLAFWVMMGMVVSFIGGLLFLPLADVSINMISLFGFLVVLGIVVDDAVVVGENIYEERQTTRNLQQAAIRGTREVAAPVVFSILTNIVAFVPLMFIPGETGKFWSPLPVVVIIVLALSLFESLFILPAHLAHTPSNGRKFWLTQSLHRGQQAFGRGFNRAVEILYAPVLKFCLRFRYVTACVALALFLLVGGYATSAHMGMILMPEVSADEIEAGVRMPVGTTQDQSAEIARVVTEASLRMFEEHNLYEVAEGIKTNVRGQDFIDVEIVMLPPDQRDMTANEVIELWRDSIGDLPGVDQVTFEAERGPGGHRRDISIALSHTDIEVLEKASEAFVKRVEQYSYVRDVNNNYNRGKAQYDFHLRPEGRALGLTDEALGEQLRGAFFGSLALRLLRGTNEVEVRVKLPEEQREDIHHLEDLVIRTPSGAEVPLLDVAELQKDVSFSRINRRDGRRAISVSMDVEPKRAITQVITAMRTEALPELRRDFPGITWSFEGSDAEMRRATSTLWGYFGLAMAVIYSLLAVAFRGYVQPLIVLVAIPFGIVGAVLGHIWLGYDISLVSLMGVIALSGVVINDSLIMIDYANRRRKLNNSALEAISQAGLRRFRPILLTTLTTFGGLLPLIFEESLQAQYIVPMAISLGFGIIFSTAIILVLIPCLYLILEDIVTMFKPETQA